The Candidatus Zixiibacteriota bacterium genome has a window encoding:
- a CDS encoding rhomboid family intramembrane serine protease has protein sequence MSWNEHYSGAPSSFRIGPGLLSPAIKYLMIVTGGVFFLQLLLKYPIELTFGLTPAIFFREFPNYLFQPLTYMFFHAGFFHIFFNMFSLWMFGTEIEQSWGSRSFLKFYLLCGLGGALLSLALNPGLSRPIVGASGAIYGVLLAYWLMFPDRYLLIFFIFPMKVRWAIPLFAVLNFLAAGPNVAHLAHLGGALVGFLYLKADWRLRRPFQWLKSLRHKRKVNQLEKNRQKAEEIMRRVDAILDKINEVGIENISRDDRKFLEEASQILSKNDK, from the coding sequence ATGAGTTGGAACGAACATTATTCCGGCGCGCCGTCGAGTTTTCGAATCGGTCCCGGGCTCCTCTCACCGGCTATAAAGTACCTGATGATTGTAACCGGCGGGGTCTTTTTTCTTCAGCTTCTGTTAAAGTATCCGATTGAATTGACGTTCGGGCTGACGCCGGCAATTTTCTTTCGGGAGTTCCCGAATTATCTGTTTCAACCGTTGACCTACATGTTTTTCCATGCGGGGTTCTTCCATATCTTTTTCAATATGTTTTCTCTCTGGATGTTCGGCACCGAGATTGAACAGTCCTGGGGTTCGCGTTCATTTCTCAAGTTCTATCTTCTGTGTGGTCTGGGCGGTGCCCTTCTTTCTCTGGCGTTAAATCCAGGGTTGTCCCGGCCAATAGTTGGAGCATCGGGCGCCATTTATGGAGTGCTTTTGGCATACTGGTTAATGTTCCCCGACCGTTATCTTCTCATTTTCTTTATCTTCCCGATGAAGGTTCGCTGGGCAATTCCGCTTTTCGCGGTCTTGAATTTTCTGGCGGCAGGGCCAAACGTGGCGCATCTGGCACATCTCGGGGGGGCACTGGTGGGATTCCTTTATCTTAAGGCGGACTGGCGGTTACGGCGCCCTTTCCAGTGGCTGAAGTCGTTGCGCCACAAGCGAAAGGTTAATCAACTGGAGAAAAACCGTCAAAAAGCCGAAGAAATAATGAGAAGAGTTGATGCTATCCTGGATAAGATCAACGAGGTAGGCATCGAAAATATATCCCGGGATGACCGCAAATTCCTTGAGGAAGCCAGCCAGATTTTATCCAAGAATGATAAATAA
- a CDS encoding CoA-binding protein produces the protein MPTYSDTGEGWKNPSPEQIRGLLNSSKVIAVVGLSSNPERPSHNIGRYLMEKGYRVIPVNPNETEVLGEKSYPDLKSVPEKIDIVDVFRRGDAAAEITAEAIAVGAKAVWLQEGVISLPAFQMGEKAGLIMVMDRCIFKEHSGMIE, from the coding sequence ATGCCAACCTACAGTGACACCGGAGAAGGGTGGAAAAACCCCTCTCCGGAGCAGATTCGAGGGCTTCTTAACAGCTCTAAGGTAATTGCTGTAGTAGGGCTCTCCTCAAATCCCGAAAGGCCCAGCCATAATATCGGGCGATATCTTATGGAGAAAGGGTATCGCGTCATTCCGGTGAATCCCAATGAAACAGAAGTGCTGGGGGAGAAATCATATCCGGACTTAAAATCAGTGCCGGAGAAGATTGATATTGTGGATGTTTTCCGCAGGGGTGATGCGGCGGCGGAAATAACGGCTGAGGCGATAGCTGTCGGCGCCAAAGCGGTCTGGCTGCAAGAAGGGGTGATTTCGCTACCGGCGTTTCAGATGGGGGAGAAGGCCGGCTTGATTATGGTTATGGACCGCTGCATTTTCAAAGAGCATTCCGGCATGATTGAGTAG
- the trxA gene encoding thioredoxin — MSKPVEISDGSFEAEVIKSDKPVIVDFWATWCGPCKMIAPILEEVATEYDGKLKIAKMDVDSNTKVASQYGIMSIPTLLFFKNGQLVDQVIGAIPKAQLVNRLAKVLA, encoded by the coding sequence ATGAGCAAACCGGTAGAAATCAGTGATGGTTCTTTCGAAGCTGAAGTCATTAAATCAGATAAGCCAGTCATAGTGGATTTTTGGGCGACCTGGTGCGGTCCCTGTAAAATGATTGCCCCGATTTTGGAAGAAGTCGCCACCGAGTATGACGGCAAATTGAAAATAGCCAAGATGGATGTTGACTCTAACACCAAAGTTGCCTCCCAGTACGGAATTATGTCAATTCCGACCCTGCTCTTTTTTAAGAACGGTCAGTTAGTCGACCAGGTAATTGGGGCGATTCCGAAAGCGCAGCTTGTCAATCGTCTTGCCAAAGTACTTGCTTGA